DNA from Anaerolineales bacterium:
AGGACATCATACCATTTTTTATCTCACGGGATAGTTGAATATATTGGGTTCAGCGGTACGTCGGCAGAAAACCCCTGCATCCCCAAGCTGATCAGGTCGTATGATGCGCAGCGATAATCTCCCGGTCTCGCTGCCCGTCGGTTATCCCATTGGCATCGACGGACGTTCGCGGCTCTACTGCTGTCGCGGTTTACAGGAAAAGTCGGGCATGTCGCCGTGTCGGTTGTAGTTACGAATGTGCAGCAGGAAGCTGAAAACGTTCGAGCATGCGGCGAGCGTGATTCTAAGAAATGGCGATTTAGTTCGCAACCAGCATGTTGAAATCGGTTGTCTTCAGCCGTGATACCAGGTTGGCCTGGGTTTCGCACCAGATGGCGTTGACGGGGCAGTCACTTCCGAAGGGACACACACTCGGATCCACCACACATTCGTTGAGCATGATAGGCCCATCGATCGCCTCGATCACTTCGAGCAGCGTGATATCTGCTGAAGGACGTGCGAGGGAAACGCCACCACGTGCACCACGCGACGTTTGAACCACCCCGGCCACCGATAATTGGGAGACGATCTTGGCGAGAAACGAGGGCGGTATGTGTTGGTCTCGAGCGATTTGGCTGGTTGGAGCACGTCCCCCGTTGCTCAAACTGGCCAGGTACAGTACCGCGCGAACAGCGTAATCTGCCTGGCGAGTGATTTGCATGCTAACCTCCAGTATAATTCGGCCTTATTTCCTCTCAAGGGTAGGAGTTGTCCTGTTCAGGATAGTTTACTTATTGATCTCGAATTGGGCAAGTGCATTGTGTCACCGAGGCCGCATGACCTTAAGCGAGCCGTATGAGTTGCCGCGCGAGAAAGGCGTGGTATGATTGCGCCGAAACCCGATCGCAGAACTGTGAGAAACGAGGATATTCCGTGAAGGAAATAGCTGTCGTTGGCACCGGATATGTCGGCCTGGTTACCGCAGCAGGATTTGCCGACCTCGGGAATCGTGTTATCGCGCTGGATGTCGACAAGGCGAAAATCGAAGGCCTGAACAAGGGTCGTATGCCGATCTACGAACCCGGCCTGGAGGAAATGGTCGCGCGCAACGTTGCGGCGCAGCGCCTGTTTTTCGTGACGTCCTATCCGCAGGCGCTGAAAAATGCGGAGTTCGTTTTCATCGCCGTAGGTACTCCGGAGGGGGTTGATGGGGAGGCGGACCTGAAGTACGTGCGATCCGCGGCGATATCGATCGCGAAAGCAATGATTGCACCCTTGATCGTGATCAACAAATCGACGGTGCCCGTCGGCACCGGAGATTGGGTTGCGGACATCATTTCATCCGAGCAGGAAAGTCCCATCCCGTTCTCGGTCGTCTCTTGTCCGGAATTCCTGCGCGAGGGATCGGCGCTGCTGGATTTCATGAATCCTTTCCGTACGGTGTTGGGTTCGACCGATTTGGATGCCGCAGAAAAGGTGGCCCGGCTTCATTTGCCACTCCGGGCGCCGATCATGATCACCAACCTGCGCACTGCTGAAATGATCAAATATGCCTCGAATGCCTTTCTGGCCACTCGCATTTCATTTATCAACGAAATCGCCAACATCTGCGAGGAACTCGGCGCCGATGTAAAAGAAGTGGCGAGCGGAATGGGATATGACTCGCGCATCGGCCCTCATTTTCTCGATGCGGGACTCGGATACGGCGGTTCGTGTTTCCCCAAAGATGTAAAAGCCCTCGCCCACATGGCGGCCGAAAAAGGCCGTCACCCACAACTGCTGCAGGCGGTCATGGATATCAACCTCGATCGGCGCAGACTGCTCATCGAGCGAACTGAAAAGCTTTTGGATTCTGTGGATGGCAAGACGATCGGGCTGCTGGGATTGACGTTCAAACCCAACACGGACGACATTCGCGAAGCACCGGCGTTGGACCTGGCGAGGCTATTGGCGGAGAAAGGCGCAAGGATCCGCGCCTACGATCCTGAGGGCATGTCGCGGGCGAAGCAGGCAATGCCTGAGATCGAGATGGCCGAAAATGCCTACGAATTGGCTCGAGACTGTGATGCGTTGTTGGTTTGTACTGATTGGAATGAATTCAAAAACCTGGATCTCGTCCGCATTCGGGAGGTCATGCGTTGTCCCGTCATCGTCGATGGAAGAAACATCTACGATCCCAAGCAGATGGCCCAGGCCGGCTTTCACTACCGCGGCGTGGGCCGCGGCTACGGGCCGGATGGCGAACCGGAAAACTCGAGCCCCACTCGAGATTGAGAAGCAGATATGAATGCAAAGGTTGAGGCGTCTGTCCATCAGCACCGCTTGCGAAATGGCTTGACCATTCGCATGAAGGAAGTCCGCACCGCACCAATCGTAAGCGTCTGGATGTGGTATCGGGTAGGCTCGCGCGACGAACATGCAGGCTTGACGGGCGCGTCTCACTGGGTCGAGCACATGCAGTTCAAGGGTACGCCGGCGTTCCCGGCCGACGTGTTGGATCGGGAAATTTCGCGTTGCGGCGGATATTGGAACGCCATGACCTGGCTGGATTGGACCGCGTATTACGAGACCCTGCCCAGCGCCAAGCTGGATTTGGGGCTGCGGCTCGAAGCCGATCGCATGGTCAACAGTCTCTTCGAAGCGCAGCAGGTGGAATCAGAACGAACGGTGATCATATCGGAACGTCAGGGAAACGAGAACGAGCCGACCTATCGTTTGGCGGAAGAGGTACAAGCAGCGGCTTTTCGAGTTCATGCCTATCATCATGAGGTAATCGGAGATCTCGTCGATTTGAACACAATGAGCCGCGAGGATCTCTACCGGCATTATCGGCAGTATTACATACCCAGCAACGCCGTGCTGACCATCGCCGGCGATTTCCGCAGCCAGACGCTGTTGAAGAAGATCCGCGCGGAATATGGTTCCCTTCCGCGCGTGAATCCGCCGGAGCGTCTGCATCGCCCCGAGCCGGAGCAGCAGGGAGAACGTCGCGTTGAGGTTCAGGGACCTGACGAAACCGCATTCCTCCAAATCTCCTACCACGCGCCTCCGGCGGATGATCCGGACTTTTTCCCACTTACGGTCCTCGACAGCGTACTGACCGGCGCGGCGAGTCTCAATCTGTTCGGGGGCGGATTATCGAATAAAACTTCTCGGCTGTACCGGTCGTTGGTGGAAGGAGAAATCGCCGCTTCGGTGCAGGGTGGTTTGGCAGCGACGAGCGACCCGTTCCTGTATTCCATCCATGCGACCATCCGCCCTGATTGTTCTCCTGAACGTGCGCTTGAGGTCATCGATGGAGAAATCGCCCGTGTTCTGGAGGAAGCCCTCAACAAAGATGAACTATTGAAGGCTTCGAAGCAGGCTCGTGCACTTTTCGCATTCAACAGCGAAAGCGTCACGAACGTCGCCTTCTGGCTGGGGTTCAGTGAAATGTTCGCCGACTACAGCTGGTTTGCGGAATACCCTCAGCGCGTCGAGGCGGTGAGTGCGGAGGATATCCTGCGGGTCGCAGCGAAATACCTTCGGCCATCGAACCGTGTGGTCGGTATCTACCGGCCGCTGAATGGAAGAAATCATGGCTGAGATTGAAGAGTCACTGCCTCAACTCGATACACGCAGGCTGCCGGGTCCGGAAACGATTCTTCGCCGCGTGTTGTCCAACGGAATTACGGTGCTTGCGCGGGAGAACTTCACCAGCCCGTCCGTCGTTATTTCCGGCTACCTGTCTGCCGGCTCGCTCGACGAAAAGCCGGAACAGGCGGGATTGGCGTATCTAACCGCGCAGGGATTGATGCGCGGCACCACCACCCGCTCCTTTCAAGATATCTTCGAGTCGATCGAATCTATCGGTGCGCGTGTCGCCTTCGTCGGAAGAACCCACACCACGAGGATATTTGGGAAAGCGCTGGCGGAGGATTTGTCCCTGCTGCTCGATGTAATCGCCGATGTTTTACAGGATTCTGTGTATCCGGACGTCGAATTCGAGCGCTTGAAAGCTCAACATCTGACTTCGCTGGCGATACGCGATCAAGATACCCAATCACGTGCCGATATGGCTTTCGACGAACTCGCTTATCCCAACCATCCCTATCGTTTACCGACGAGTGGATATCGGGAGACCGTACAGGATTTGCGTGTGGAGGATCTACGCGAATTCCGTGCGCGACGCTACTCCCCGGAAGGAATGCTGCTCGTAATCGTGGGGGCCATCGAAGCGCAGAAGGCGGTTGCCGCCGTCTCCGATGCCCTGGAGGACTGGAAGCCTGGCACGACGTACGAACGGCCGCCTTTGGCAAAAGTCGAGAGGCCCACGAAGAAGCAGCGTAAAGACGTATATCTGGACGGAAAGAGTCAATCGGACCTTGTCATCGGTGTCGTAGGCCCCAGCCGCTATCATGAGAAATATCTTGCAGCGGCACTGGGCAACAACATCCTTGGGCGATTTGGATTATTCGGACGTCTTGGGGAAGCCGTTCGTAAAACGGCCGGATTGGCTTATTATGCCTACAGCTCACTGGCCGGAGGACTTGGTCCAGGTCCCTGGCGGGTAAATGCCGGCGTCCACCCTGCCAACATCGAGCGTACGATTCAGATCGTCACCGACGAAATACGACGCTTTTCTAGTCAACCGGTTACCCGGGAAGAACTGCATGACAATCAGGCGAATTTCATCGGCAGCTTGCCGCTGCGGATCGAATCCAACGAGGGGCTTTGCGGCGCCTTGATCTACGTCGAACGCTACGATCTCGGTTTGGATTACTACCAACGCTACCCAGATACGATCGCGGCGATCACCCGAGAGGATGTGCTGGAAGTTGCCCGTGAATTTCTCGATCCCGAGCGTCTGGTGATTGCGACTGCCGGTCCAAAAGCAGAGGCGGGCGGATGATAGCAGCGGGTGTGGATGTCATCGAGGTGGATCGACTCGATCGGGCAATCTTACGCCACGGCCAACGCTTGTTTAACCGCTTCTATACCGCACAGGAGTTGATCGACGCCCAGGGTCATACGCCGGCACTTGCGGCGCGTTTTGCTGCCAAAGAGGCGGTGGCGAAGGCGCTGGGGACCGGAATCGGCGAAGTTGGATGGAGAGAGATCGAGATCGTCAACGGCCCACAACGCAAACCGCTTCTCCATCTTCACGGACGGGCCGCTGAAGTGGCCGAGGAATTGGGATTGAATTTCTGGTCCGTTTCACTCAGCCACACACATCAACATGCGATGGCCATCGTCGTCGCCATAAAGGCGCCGGAATGATCGGCGCCCTCGGATTGGATCAGTGCAACAGCGTTCGCGCTTTCGATCGAAGCACAAATGCAGCGGCGCAGTGATCTGGGATGAGAACCTGGCGCGAGCGGACGATTTCGATATAAATATGCTCCTCGATGGATAGGCCGGAAGAACGACGCAGTAGGAAATCGCTAAATCCTCGGGAAACATCCTCCAACGCAGCGCTTTGACGAAATCATACCCGCGTGTTATACTCCTCCAAGCTCCCGCCATATGCAAGAGCATGGCGGGAACAATTCTGCCCCTTTGGGGTAATTCGCACGCTTCTCGACGAAAACGGGCGTGCCGGTCGGCCAGCCGGTTCCGTTCTCGGTGGAAGGAAGCGGAGGAAAAACGCACAGGAGGTGTACATCATGGCCGTTGTATCAATGAAGTCTCTTCTCGAGACCGGGGTCCACTTCGGGCACCGCACACGCAAGTGGAACCCTCGCATGAAGCCCTACATTTTTACCGAGCGGAATGGAATTCACATAATCGATCTGCAGCAGACACTCGAGGCGTTGACCGAGGTGTATGGGTTGGTTCGCGATCGGGTGGCCGAGGGCGACAAGGTCTTGTTCGTCGGCACCAAGCGACAGGCGCAAGAAACGATCGAACTCGAGGCAAAACGCTGCGGAATGCCCTACGTCAACGCCCGTTGGCTGGGTGGAACGCTCACCAACTGGCGGACGATCCGCAGCCGTATCGACGAACTCGAATCTCTTGAACGCCGTCGGGACGAGGGTGAATTTGAGCTGCTTACGAAGAAAGAGGCGCTCAGTCTGCACCGCAGGATCGACAAACTGGAAGGACGCCTGGGCGGCATTCGCGATATGGCCACCGTGCCCGAGCTGCTCTTCGTCGTGGACGTACGCCGCGAGGAAACTGCGATTCACGAAGCGAATCTGTTGAGTATCCCCGTGATCGCCCTGGTCGATACGAACTGCAATCCGGAAATGGTCGATTACGTCATCCCTTCGAACGACGACGCCATCCGCGCCATTAAACTGATGGTCTCCAAGATTGCCGATGCCGTTCTGGAAGGCAAGGCGCTGCGTAAGGATACCGAAGAGGAAGAAACGGAGATCCCGGAAGAGCTTGAAGCCATGGTCGCCGGAGAAGTGACCGATGAGGAATTGCTTGGCGAAGAGACTCTCGCCAAACTCAAGAGTGGTGAGTATGACGAGAGACAGGCCGAATCCGAGGCAGAAGCAGAAGAAGCCGAAGCGGATGATGTAGAGGCTGAAGAAGATGAAGAGACAGCCGAAGCCCCGACGGAAGATGCGGATGAAGATTCAGCCGATGATGACGGCGAATCCGACACAGGAGACGAAGAATAGGCATGGCAGTTACAACGGAAGTCATCAAGGAACTACGTGAAAAGACAAATGCAGGCGTACTTGCCTGTCGTAAAGCGCTGGAAGAAACCGGCGGTGATATCGAAAAAGCGGTGACCTTACTCAAAGAACAAGGAATGGCTGCAGCCGACAAGCGAGCCGACCGGGCTACGAACAACGGCGTGTTGGATCTTTACAATCATGGAGACGGTCGGGTCGGCGTTATGGTCGAGGTGAATTGCGAGACCGACTTCGTAGCGCGCACGGAAGAATTCCGGAATTTCGCCCACGAGATAGCCCTGCAAATCGCGGCCGGTTCCCCGCGTTGGCTATCGGCGGACGATGTGCCGGAAGACGTGCTCGAAGAGGAACGTGCGATCGCCAAGAAAAGGGCTGAAAACGACGGAAAGCCGGAAAAGGTGATTCCGCGTATCGTCGAAGGACGCATTGATAAATTCCTCGACGAAAATTGTCTCTTGCGGCAGTCCTACATCCGAGACGATTCAAAAACGATTGAGGAAATGCTCAAGGAAACCATTGCCTCGACCGGAGAAAATATCACCATTCGGCGCTTTGAACGCTGGACTTTGGGAGAAGAACTCGATTGATCCTCACGGGCCAACCACGGTTGGCCCGATTTTGTAATTCCCTTCGTCAAGAGGTGCATGACACATTATGAAAAAGCCTGCATACGAACGGATCCTGCTCAAACTGGGCGGGGAAGCACTTGCCGGGCCGCAAGGATTTGGGATCGACCCGCTCCGGGCAGAAGCGGTCGCAAAGCAAGTCGAGAGCGTACGTGAACAGGGCGTGGAAGTGGCCTTGGTGATTGGGGCAGGCAATCTCTGGCGCGGCCGGGAAGGTATCACGCGTGGCATGGAACGGGCCACTGCAGACTACATGGGAATGCTCGGTACGGTCATGAATTCCATGGCGTTGATGGACGCTTTGGAGCGACGGGGAATCGTCACCCGGGTGATGTCGGCGGTGGAGATGCGCGCCGTCGCCGAACCGTACATTCGTAGACGTGCCATCCGTCATCTCGAGAAGGACCGCGTCATCATTCTGGGAGGCGGCACGGGCAACCCCTATTTTTCTACCGACACGGCGGCAGCGCTGCGGGCCATGGAGATCGAGGCCGACATCCTCATCAAGGCCACGAAGGTAGACGGCGTGTATGACAAGGATCCGCAGAAAAATCCGGACGCGAAACGTTTCGATCATCTCACCTACATCGATGCATTGAACCGAAGACTTCAGGTGATGGACAGCACCGCGATCTCACTTTGCATGGATAACAAAATGCCCATCCTGGTGCTGGACATGTGGCTTACCGATACGCTGATCAAAGCTGTAAACGGCGAGTCCGTCGGGACAATTATTTCAGAATGATCGTTACCCCCAAATTATTGGACAGCATCACAAACCAATGACGTTCCATCGACGATCGATGCGAGAAGCGGCGCGGGTTGGCGGCTCACTTTCTTGTGCTCTGTGACTTGAGCCGGCGAATATCGCATTTTCAATCGTTTTACGCTATGCTTAAGTCGGCTATCGGTTTTGAATTGCTGGAGGGAGGATAATTCGCATGGTTCAGGATGAATTGAATGAAGCGAATGCCCGTATGGTGGGCGCGGTCCGGTCCTTGGAGGAGGATTTGGGCACGATTCGCACCGGCAGGGCGTCTCCTGCACTCGTGGAGAAACTATCCGTGATGTATTATGATAACCCGACTCCGCTGATGCAGTTGGCGACAATTTCAGCACCGGAACCTCGTTTACTCACGATTCGGCCGTTCGACCCCGGCAGCCTAAAAGACATCGAGCGCGCTATCATGACGTCGGACCTCGGCCTCACACCCAACAATGATGGTAAGATAATCCGACTGAACATCCCGCCGCTGACTGAAGAACGCCGCCACGATTTGGTTAAAGTCGTGCGGAATCGGACGGAGGAGGGGCGGGTGGCGGTTCGAAATGTACGGCGGGACGTACTCAACGAGCTTCGTGAATTCGAGCGGGAAAAGCTCATATCCGAAGACGAACTCAAGCGCGGCGAGGACGATTTGCAGAAGATCACCGACCGCATGATCGAGGACCTCAACGAGATCGGCTCGCGAAAGGAATCTGAAGTACTTGAAGTTTGACATGGCAAGATCGAAATCGATAATCTCACCCAAGGACGAGGAACTTCCGGAAAACGTGCCGACTCACGTGGCCATCATCATGGATGGCAATGGGCGTTGGGCGCGTGAACGCGGCTTGCCGCGCCTGGCGGGTCATCGTGCAGGCGTGGAGAACTTACGCACCGTTCTGGAAGCAAGCGTCGAATTTGACATCAAATACCTCACGATCTACGCATTCTCCACGGAAAATTGGAAACGGCCGGCGGAGGAAGTGCGCGGGTTGATCAGGATCCTGGAGGAAGTCATCGACCGGGAAGTATCCGAGCTGCATAAAAACGGTGTTCAATTGCGGCACGTCGGTAAACTCGACCGCTTGAGCCCGGAATTGCAGCGAAAGGTGATCGAGGCGATCGAACTCACGCGCGACAACAACCGCCTGGTGCTCAACGTCGCTTGGAACTACGGCGGCCGGGCAGAAATCATCCACGCCATTCAACAAATGATCGTGGATGGCGTTGCACCAGAGGACGTTGATGAAGATCTCGTCAGTCAATACCTCTACACGGCTGGCTGCCCCGATCCCGATTTGATCATCCGTACCTCCGGCGAATTGCGTGTGAGTAATTTTTTGATTTGGCAGAGCGCGTACGCAGAATGGTATATATCACCCACATATTGGCCTGATTTCGGCCGTGAAGAACTGTTGAAAGCGCTTCGCGAGTATGCCCGGCGTGAACGACGTTTCGGTCAGGTACCGACCCCTGTCTCCTCGAAATCTTAACCTGCGCCAGCGAATGGTCGTCGTCCTCGTCGCGCTGCCCGGCCTCGCCTGGGTGATCGCAGAGGGGGGCTGGCTTTACACGCTGACCTTCGCGATCATCCTCAGTCTCGCAGCCAAGGAATTCGGCTTGCTCCTGCGTACCAAAGGCCACCGCCCGGCCGTACCAATACTGATCGTCGGCGTACTGGCGTTGTCGGTCGGCCGTTACCTGTGGGGGTTGAGTGGGACGGCTCACCTGCTTGCAGTTCTCTGTCTCGCCGGTCAGGTGTGGCACGTCGTTGACTACGAGCGTGGGGCTACTTCATCCGGGACGGATTTCGCGCTAACGATGGGAGGGCTGCTCCTCTGCGGGTGGATCGGTCCGTATCTCATTTCGCTGCGGAACTTACCCGACGGGTTGTGGTGGGTTTTAATCGTGCTCCCCTGCGTCTGGACGGCGGATGGATTCGCATACGTTGTTGGGCACGCCATCGGGAAACGACCGCTGTGCCCCCGCTTGAGTCCCAGTAAAACCTGGGAAGGTTACTTTGGCGGGGTGTTGGGCGGTGCGCTTGCCGGGTACCTGCTGCCGTTGCTGTGGCGCGCCGGTTTTTCAGACACAGAGCCGGTCACGATGATAAACGGTTTGATTGTTGGTATAATTCTGGGTGTGTTGACGCCTTTGGGGGATTTAAACATCAGTATGATCAAGCGTGAATACAATGCAAAAGATACGAGCACTTTTATTCCCGGTCATGGCGGTCTGCTGGATCGCCTGGACTCCTGGTTGTGGGCTGGCATTTTAGGCTACTATATCGTTCTATTTCTTCAAAATAGCTGAGACGTCGGCTTCTTGCAGCGATGCAGGGAGTGGATCAATGAGACAGATGACCGTGCGTTGTTCAAAGAATATCTTCGTCGCGGACTTGAAATAAATTGAGTGGATACGTTCGGAATCGTAAGCGGAGTTGCGGGTAGGTGCCGGAAC
Protein-coding regions in this window:
- the tsf gene encoding translation elongation factor Ts; its protein translation is MAVTTEVIKELREKTNAGVLACRKALEETGGDIEKAVTLLKEQGMAAADKRADRATNNGVLDLYNHGDGRVGVMVEVNCETDFVARTEEFRNFAHEIALQIAAGSPRWLSADDVPEDVLEEERAIAKKRAENDGKPEKVIPRIVEGRIDKFLDENCLLRQSYIRDDSKTIEEMLKETIASTGENITIRRFERWTLGEELD
- a CDS encoding CDP-archaeol synthase — its product is MNDVSVRYRPLSPRNLNLRQRMVVVLVALPGLAWVIAEGGWLYTLTFAIILSLAAKEFGLLLRTKGHRPAVPILIVGVLALSVGRYLWGLSGTAHLLAVLCLAGQVWHVVDYERGATSSGTDFALTMGGLLLCGWIGPYLISLRNLPDGLWWVLIVLPCVWTADGFAYVVGHAIGKRPLCPRLSPSKTWEGYFGGVLGGALAGYLLPLLWRAGFSDTEPVTMINGLIVGIILGVLTPLGDLNISMIKREYNAKDTSTFIPGHGGLLDRLDSWLWAGILGYYIVLFLQNS
- the pyrH gene encoding UMP kinase codes for the protein MKKPAYERILLKLGGEALAGPQGFGIDPLRAEAVAKQVESVREQGVEVALVIGAGNLWRGREGITRGMERATADYMGMLGTVMNSMALMDALERRGIVTRVMSAVEMRAVAEPYIRRRAIRHLEKDRVIILGGGTGNPYFSTDTAAALRAMEIEADILIKATKVDGVYDKDPQKNPDAKRFDHLTYIDALNRRLQVMDSTAISLCMDNKMPILVLDMWLTDTLIKAVNGESVGTIISE
- a CDS encoding pitrilysin family protein, with protein sequence MAEIEESLPQLDTRRLPGPETILRRVLSNGITVLARENFTSPSVVISGYLSAGSLDEKPEQAGLAYLTAQGLMRGTTTRSFQDIFESIESIGARVAFVGRTHTTRIFGKALAEDLSLLLDVIADVLQDSVYPDVEFERLKAQHLTSLAIRDQDTQSRADMAFDELAYPNHPYRLPTSGYRETVQDLRVEDLREFRARRYSPEGMLLVIVGAIEAQKAVAAVSDALEDWKPGTTYERPPLAKVERPTKKQRKDVYLDGKSQSDLVIGVVGPSRYHEKYLAAALGNNILGRFGLFGRLGEAVRKTAGLAYYAYSSLAGGLGPGPWRVNAGVHPANIERTIQIVTDEIRRFSSQPVTREELHDNQANFIGSLPLRIESNEGLCGALIYVERYDLGLDYYQRYPDTIAAITREDVLEVAREFLDPERLVIATAGPKAEAGG
- a CDS encoding UDP-glucose/GDP-mannose dehydrogenase family protein, with the translated sequence MKEIAVVGTGYVGLVTAAGFADLGNRVIALDVDKAKIEGLNKGRMPIYEPGLEEMVARNVAAQRLFFVTSYPQALKNAEFVFIAVGTPEGVDGEADLKYVRSAAISIAKAMIAPLIVINKSTVPVGTGDWVADIISSEQESPIPFSVVSCPEFLREGSALLDFMNPFRTVLGSTDLDAAEKVARLHLPLRAPIMITNLRTAEMIKYASNAFLATRISFINEIANICEELGADVKEVASGMGYDSRIGPHFLDAGLGYGGSCFPKDVKALAHMAAEKGRHPQLLQAVMDINLDRRRLLIERTEKLLDSVDGKTIGLLGLTFKPNTDDIREAPALDLARLLAEKGARIRAYDPEGMSRAKQAMPEIEMAENAYELARDCDALLVCTDWNEFKNLDLVRIREVMRCPVIVDGRNIYDPKQMAQAGFHYRGVGRGYGPDGEPENSSPTRD
- a CDS encoding Rrf2 family transcriptional regulator — protein: MQITRQADYAVRAVLYLASLSNGGRAPTSQIARDQHIPPSFLAKIVSQLSVAGVVQTSRGARGGVSLARPSADITLLEVIEAIDGPIMLNECVVDPSVCPFGSDCPVNAIWCETQANLVSRLKTTDFNMLVAN
- the frr gene encoding ribosome recycling factor, producing the protein MVQDELNEANARMVGAVRSLEEDLGTIRTGRASPALVEKLSVMYYDNPTPLMQLATISAPEPRLLTIRPFDPGSLKDIERAIMTSDLGLTPNNDGKIIRLNIPPLTEERRHDLVKVVRNRTEEGRVAVRNVRRDVLNELREFEREKLISEDELKRGEDDLQKITDRMIEDLNEIGSRKESEVLEV
- the acpS gene encoding holo-ACP synthase, with the protein product MIAAGVDVIEVDRLDRAILRHGQRLFNRFYTAQELIDAQGHTPALAARFAAKEAVAKALGTGIGEVGWREIEIVNGPQRKPLLHLHGRAAEVAEELGLNFWSVSLSHTHQHAMAIVVAIKAPE
- a CDS encoding isoprenyl transferase, with amino-acid sequence MARSKSIISPKDEELPENVPTHVAIIMDGNGRWARERGLPRLAGHRAGVENLRTVLEASVEFDIKYLTIYAFSTENWKRPAEEVRGLIRILEEVIDREVSELHKNGVQLRHVGKLDRLSPELQRKVIEAIELTRDNNRLVLNVAWNYGGRAEIIHAIQQMIVDGVAPEDVDEDLVSQYLYTAGCPDPDLIIRTSGELRVSNFLIWQSAYAEWYISPTYWPDFGREELLKALREYARRERRFGQVPTPVSSKS
- a CDS encoding pitrilysin family protein, producing the protein MNAKVEASVHQHRLRNGLTIRMKEVRTAPIVSVWMWYRVGSRDEHAGLTGASHWVEHMQFKGTPAFPADVLDREISRCGGYWNAMTWLDWTAYYETLPSAKLDLGLRLEADRMVNSLFEAQQVESERTVIISERQGNENEPTYRLAEEVQAAAFRVHAYHHEVIGDLVDLNTMSREDLYRHYRQYYIPSNAVLTIAGDFRSQTLLKKIRAEYGSLPRVNPPERLHRPEPEQQGERRVEVQGPDETAFLQISYHAPPADDPDFFPLTVLDSVLTGAASLNLFGGGLSNKTSRLYRSLVEGEIAASVQGGLAATSDPFLYSIHATIRPDCSPERALEVIDGEIARVLEEALNKDELLKASKQARALFAFNSESVTNVAFWLGFSEMFADYSWFAEYPQRVEAVSAEDILRVAAKYLRPSNRVVGIYRPLNGRNHG